A single genomic interval of Melanotaenia boesemani isolate fMelBoe1 chromosome 4, fMelBoe1.pri, whole genome shotgun sequence harbors:
- the LOC121638349 gene encoding atlastin-2-like isoform X1: protein MAAEESRLKQRHHKNSIFREDGHGFKSDSSQLRYEEEDDDDLLDEEEEEEEEEEVSVARPVQIVVADEEEHSFWLQEAELERLLLHEEVQDLHVVVVSVAGAFRKGKSFLLDFMLRYMYKQSTKSWLGGEDKPLTGFTWRGGCERETTGILAWSKVFVVEKPDGSRVAVLLIDTQGAFDSQSTIKDCATLFALSTMTSSVQVYNLSQNVQEDDLQHLQLFTEYGRLAMEEVYEKPFQSLMFLIRDWSYPYEHPYGLEGGQSFLDKRLQVKQNQHEELQNVRQHIHSCFSNISCFLLPHPGLKVATNPHFDGRLKDIDEEFKKELVNLIPALLSPENLVEKEIGGVKITCRDLLHYFKAYMKIYQGEELPHPKSMLQATAEANNLAAVAGAKDVYNKSMEQICGGDKPYISPAELERRHAELRQSSVRHFRTIKKMGGEDFCRRYQEQLEAELEEAYANFTKHNDGKNIFYAARTPATLFAVMFIMYVVSLVTGFVGISSVAMLCNLVMGVALTSLCIWAYVKYSGKFREVGGVIDRVAETLWEQRTPQKIFSKLFEVARSRVPLGSLIPAPRPRLASNNNVKKKN from the exons ATGGCGGCGGAGGAGAGCAGGTTGAAACAGCGGCATCATAAAAACAGCATCTTCAGAGAAG ATGGTCATGGGTTTAAATCGgattcatcacagctgagatatgaagaggaggatgatgatgatctgctggatgaagaagaagaagaagaagaagaggaggaggtgagtGTAGCCCGGCCGGTCCAGATCGTGGTGGCGGATGAGGAGGAGCACTCGTTTTGGCTTCAGGAGGCCGAGCTGGAGCGGCTGCTGCTGCATGAGGAGGTGCAGGACCTCCACGTGGTGGTCGTCTCCGTGGCTGGAGCTTTCCGCAAGGGCAAGTCGTTCCTGCTGGACTTCATGCTGCGCTACATGTACAAGCAG tcTACAAAGTCATGGCTCGGTGGTGAAGACAAGCCCTTGACCGGCTTCACCTGGCGGGGCGGCTGTGAGCGGGAAACCACGGGCATCCTGGCCTGGAGCAAGGTGTTTGTGGTGGAGAAACCAGATGGCAGCAGG GTTGCTGTTTTACTAATCGACACACAAGGTGCTTTTGACAGCCAGTCCACCATCAAAGACTGCGCCACCCTGTTTGCTTTGAGCACCATGACCAGCTCTGTCCAG GTGTATAATCTATCTCAGAATGTCCAGGAAGATGACCTCCAGCACCTCCAG CTCTTCACTGAATATGGGCGGCTTGCCATGGAGGAGGTCTATGAGAAACCTTTCCag TCTCTGATGTTTCTGATCAGAGACTGGAGTTACCCGTACGAGCATCCATATGGTCTGGAGGGAGGGCAGAGTTTCTTGGATAAACGACTGCAG GTGAAGCAGAACCAACACGAGGAGCTGCAAAATGTCCGCCAACACATTCATTCCTGCTTCTCCAACATCAGCTGCTTCCTGCTCCCACATCCCGGCCTGAAGGTGGCCACCAACCCTCACTTTGATGGCCGACTCAAAG ataTTGATGAGGAGTTCAAGAAGGAGCTGGTGAACCTCATCCCAGCTCTTCTCTCTCCAGAAAACTTGGTGGAGAAGGAAATCGGAGGAGTTAAAATCACCTGCAGAGACCTGCTGCACTACTTCAAA GCCTATATGAAGATCTACCAGGGAGAAGAACTTCCCCACCCCAAGTCCATGCTGCAG GCAACAGCTGAAGCTAATAATCTTGCAGCTGTAGCAGGAGCCAAAGATGTGTACAACAAAAGCATGGAGCAG ATCTGTGGAGGAGACAAACCCTATATTTCTCCAGCAGAGCTGGAGCGGCGTCACGCTGAGCTAAGGCAGTCGTCCGTCCGACATTTCCGCACTATCAAGAAGATGGGAGGGGAGGATTTCTGCCGGCGCTACCAGGAGCAGCTGGAGGCGGAGCTTGAAGAAGCCTATGCAAACTTCACCAAGCACAACGACGGCAAGAACATCTTCTACGCCGCGCGGACACCCGCCACGCTATTTGCCGTCATGTTCATCATGTACGTGGTGTCGCTGGTCACCGGCTTCGTAGGCATCAGCTCTGTGGCCATGCTGTGTAATCTGGTGATGGGCGTCGCGCTAACGTCACTTTGTATCTGGGCTTACGTCAAATACTCCGGAAAGTTTCGTGAGGTTGGGGGAGTCATCGACAGGGTGGCTGAAACCCTCTGGGAACAG AGGACTCCACAGAAG
- the LOC121638349 gene encoding atlastin-2-like isoform X2, with protein sequence MAAEESRLKQRHHKNSIFREDGHGFKSDSSQLRYEEEDDDDLLDEEEEEEEEEEVSVARPVQIVVADEEEHSFWLQEAELERLLLHEEVQDLHVVVVSVAGAFRKGKSFLLDFMLRYMYKQSTKSWLGGEDKPLTGFTWRGGCERETTGILAWSKVFVVEKPDGSRVAVLLIDTQGAFDSQSTIKDCATLFALSTMTSSVQVYNLSQNVQEDDLQHLQLFTEYGRLAMEEVYEKPFQSLMFLIRDWSYPYEHPYGLEGGQSFLDKRLQVKQNQHEELQNVRQHIHSCFSNISCFLLPHPGLKVATNPHFDGRLKDIDEEFKKELVNLIPALLSPENLVEKEIGGVKITCRDLLHYFKAYMKIYQGEELPHPKSMLQATAEANNLAAVAGAKDVYNKSMEQICGGDKPYISPAELERRHAELRQSSVRHFRTIKKMGGEDFCRRYQEQLEAELEEAYANFTKHNDGKNIFYAARTPATLFAVMFIMYVVSLVTGFVGISSVAMLCNLVMGVALTSLCIWAYVKYSGKFREVGGVIDRVAETLWEQIFSKLFEVARSRVPLGSLIPAPRPRLASNNNVKKKN encoded by the exons ATGGCGGCGGAGGAGAGCAGGTTGAAACAGCGGCATCATAAAAACAGCATCTTCAGAGAAG ATGGTCATGGGTTTAAATCGgattcatcacagctgagatatgaagaggaggatgatgatgatctgctggatgaagaagaagaagaagaagaagaggaggaggtgagtGTAGCCCGGCCGGTCCAGATCGTGGTGGCGGATGAGGAGGAGCACTCGTTTTGGCTTCAGGAGGCCGAGCTGGAGCGGCTGCTGCTGCATGAGGAGGTGCAGGACCTCCACGTGGTGGTCGTCTCCGTGGCTGGAGCTTTCCGCAAGGGCAAGTCGTTCCTGCTGGACTTCATGCTGCGCTACATGTACAAGCAG tcTACAAAGTCATGGCTCGGTGGTGAAGACAAGCCCTTGACCGGCTTCACCTGGCGGGGCGGCTGTGAGCGGGAAACCACGGGCATCCTGGCCTGGAGCAAGGTGTTTGTGGTGGAGAAACCAGATGGCAGCAGG GTTGCTGTTTTACTAATCGACACACAAGGTGCTTTTGACAGCCAGTCCACCATCAAAGACTGCGCCACCCTGTTTGCTTTGAGCACCATGACCAGCTCTGTCCAG GTGTATAATCTATCTCAGAATGTCCAGGAAGATGACCTCCAGCACCTCCAG CTCTTCACTGAATATGGGCGGCTTGCCATGGAGGAGGTCTATGAGAAACCTTTCCag TCTCTGATGTTTCTGATCAGAGACTGGAGTTACCCGTACGAGCATCCATATGGTCTGGAGGGAGGGCAGAGTTTCTTGGATAAACGACTGCAG GTGAAGCAGAACCAACACGAGGAGCTGCAAAATGTCCGCCAACACATTCATTCCTGCTTCTCCAACATCAGCTGCTTCCTGCTCCCACATCCCGGCCTGAAGGTGGCCACCAACCCTCACTTTGATGGCCGACTCAAAG ataTTGATGAGGAGTTCAAGAAGGAGCTGGTGAACCTCATCCCAGCTCTTCTCTCTCCAGAAAACTTGGTGGAGAAGGAAATCGGAGGAGTTAAAATCACCTGCAGAGACCTGCTGCACTACTTCAAA GCCTATATGAAGATCTACCAGGGAGAAGAACTTCCCCACCCCAAGTCCATGCTGCAG GCAACAGCTGAAGCTAATAATCTTGCAGCTGTAGCAGGAGCCAAAGATGTGTACAACAAAAGCATGGAGCAG ATCTGTGGAGGAGACAAACCCTATATTTCTCCAGCAGAGCTGGAGCGGCGTCACGCTGAGCTAAGGCAGTCGTCCGTCCGACATTTCCGCACTATCAAGAAGATGGGAGGGGAGGATTTCTGCCGGCGCTACCAGGAGCAGCTGGAGGCGGAGCTTGAAGAAGCCTATGCAAACTTCACCAAGCACAACGACGGCAAGAACATCTTCTACGCCGCGCGGACACCCGCCACGCTATTTGCCGTCATGTTCATCATGTACGTGGTGTCGCTGGTCACCGGCTTCGTAGGCATCAGCTCTGTGGCCATGCTGTGTAATCTGGTGATGGGCGTCGCGCTAACGTCACTTTGTATCTGGGCTTACGTCAAATACTCCGGAAAGTTTCGTGAGGTTGGGGGAGTCATCGACAGGGTGGCTGAAACCCTCTGGGAACAG